A window from Amblyomma americanum isolate KBUSLIRL-KWMA chromosome 7, ASM5285725v1, whole genome shotgun sequence encodes these proteins:
- the LOC144098210 gene encoding uncharacterized protein LOC144098210, with protein sequence MKEDENQSAQAQLRREVNELEFRNRQLNLEIHGVPLVQGENLHNVLNGVADQLETPHLVEHDIASVHRLPAQKDKIPGIIVRFTRQSTRESWLSKKSKLNDSHPRIFIQENLTRHNRDLLQATKNWAKEAGFKYVWHTHGKVLLRMSDGANAIHIRSRDDLDRLLPK encoded by the coding sequence ATGAAGGAGGATGAGAACCAATCTGCTCAGGCTCAGCTTCGGCGGGAAGTGAACGAACTTGAATTCCGAAATAGGCAGCTTAATTTAGAAATCCATGGGGTGCCTCTCGTGCAAGGTGAAAACTTGCATAATGTGCTAAACGGAGTTGCAGACCAGCTGGAAACGCCACATTTGGTCGAGCATGACATTGCCTCGGTACACAGGCTACCCGCACAGAAAGACAAAATTCCCGGAATAATCGTCCGTTTCACAAGGCAGTCGACAAGGGAATCTTGGTTAAGTAAAAAGAGCAAGCTAAATGATAGCCATCCACGCATCTTCATCCAGGAAAACTTGACCCGTCACAACAGAGACCTGCTGCAAGCTACAAAGAACTGGGCCAAAGAAGCTGGTTTTAAATACGTGTGGCATACGCATGGAAAGGTTCTTTTGAGAATGTCTGATGGTGCAAACGCAATTCACATTAGAAGCCGTGATGACCTCGACCGCCTTCTGCCCAAATGA